One stretch of Numenius arquata chromosome 8, bNumArq3.hap1.1, whole genome shotgun sequence DNA includes these proteins:
- the LOC141467897 gene encoding uncharacterized protein: MELWLAGGLLPLLLLAWLPAGLAHQVSATINVSVGLDFALQCLLQTGSNTTTGEVKCFNSTQNSGEKQNEGGVAMQSSSFQLVFSVNKAHTGTYTCRMENTRNVSENGHSKENEDARQAEESDTTMECRFKIWLENLTVKWYKPVDLEVGNQTNTTALGKNCTSPSMCAANMGICECRVSITRLSLTDTGNGCDPGAPQISVTEDTWLKGEKDEQQGGKKILMFSGVNFLLCILFGLAVGTLLYMPIIGILLWQCQKNRKGKLIAMQVAEGDQLSTASPVTVTEELTYANLKFEKETNPTSSDVIYTKIKPLRQKQGGGDAGAANAEVDVFPRERANEGEERDEQLGVPLSGSSSPKNRH; the protein is encoded by the exons ATGGAGCTCTGGCTGGCTGGTGGCCTTCTGCCCCTGCTGCTCCTCGCCTGGCTGCCCGCTG gacTCGCTCACCAGGTTTCAGCCACGATCAATGTGTCAGTAGGGTTAGATTTCGCCTTGCAGTGCCTGCTCCAGACGGGCTCAAACACCACCACTGGGGAGGTGAAGTGTTTTAATTCCACCCAGAACAGTGGAGAAAAGCAGAACGAAGGTGGTGTGGCGATGCAAAGTAGTTCCTTCCAGCTTGTCTTCAGTGTGAACAAAGCACATACAGGAACGTACACGTGCAGGATGGAGAACACAAGGAACGTGTCTGAGAACGGACATTCCAAAGAGAACGAGGATG CCAGGCAGGCAGAAGAGTCAGACACCACCATGGAGTGCAGGTTCAAGATTTGGTTGGAGAATCTCACGGTGAAGTGGTACAAACCTGTGGATCTAGAGGTGGGGAACCAAACCAACACCACGGCTCTAGGAAAAAACTGTACCAGTCCCAGCATGTGTGCAGCCAACATGGGAATCTGCGAATGTAGAGTGTCCATCACAAGATTAAGCTTGACAGACACTGGAAATG gctgtGACCCTGGGGCACCTCAGATCAGTGTCACCGAGGACACCTGgctgaaaggagagaaagatgagcagcaagggggaaaaaagatccTGATGTTTTCCG GAGTCAACTTTCTGCTGTGTATCCTCTTCGGCTTAGCGGTTGGGACGCTTCTTTACATGCCGATAATTGGTATTCTGCTATGGCAGtgccaaaagaacagaaaag GAAAGCTTATAGCCATGCAAGTGGCAGAGGGGGATCAGCTCAGCACG GCATCCCCAGTGACGGTGACTGAGGAGCTGACCTATGCTAACCTGAAGTTTGAGAAGGAGACAAACCCCACCTCTTCTGACGTCATTTACACCAAGATCAAACCACTGCGACAAAAGCAGGGTGGTGGGGATGCCGGTGCTGCCAACGCAGAGGTGGATGTGTTCCCGAGGGAGAGGGCAAATGAAGGAGAAGAGAGGGATGAGCAGCTTGGTGTACCCTTGTCGGGGTCATCATCCCCAAAAAATAGGCATTAG